The Streptococcus marmotae genome contains the following window.
TGAATACAGTTTCTATATATATTGAGACAAACGTCTAACTCCAATACTCTATAAAAAATCAAAATCTTTCCCCAGACTCTTTGTTAATATTTTCGGAAACGCTCATACCGTTCTGCGACTAATTGTTCTCTTGAACGAGATTGTAACTCCGCAAAGCTAGCAATCAACTCTTCTTTCAAGCCTTCCACAACTTCTGTTTGACTGCCTTTTTCTGAAATAACCTTGTCAATTACTCCCATTTCCAATAGTTCATAGGAGGTGATTTTCATGAGCTTGGCAGCTTCCATAGCACGACTGGCATCTTTCCATAAAATAGAGGCAAAACCTTCTGGACTAAGCACCGCATAGATGGCATTCTCTAACATCCAGACTCGGTCTGCTACTGCTAGGGCGAGTGCGCCACCTGATCCCCCCTCACCGATGATTAGAGCAATAATAGGAACCTTTAAATCACTCATTTCCATGAGATTACGAGCAATCGCCTCCCCTTGGCCACGCTCTTCCGCACCGATTCCTGGATAGGCTCCAGCCGTATTAATCAACGTCAGAATTGGCCGACAAAATTTCTCAGCCTGCTGCATCAAGCGTAGTGCCTTGCGATAACCTTCTGGATGTGGCTGACCAAAATTTCGTTTCAAATTATCTTGTAAACTCTTACCTTTTTGAATCCCTACGACTGTGACAGGCATTCCACCTAACAGCCCAAGACCACCGATGACTGCACCGTCATCGCGAAATTGGCGATCACCATGCAATTCCATAAAGTCATCTAGGAGCAGACGCGCATAGTCCAGACTGGTCAATCGAGCCTGATCACGTGCCTGCCGAATGATTTTTGCTATCTCCGTCATCTCTTTCCTCCATGCAATCGAACTAGGTAGCCAATGGTTTCCCGTAATGCTTGCCGCTTGACAATTGCATCGACAAATCCATGTTCTTGTAAAAATTCAGCCTTTTGAAAATCATCTGGTAGCTGCTCTCGAACAGTCGTTTCAATCACACGACGGCCCGCAAAGCCTACTAAGGCTTGTGGCTCAGCTAGGATAATGTCACCCTCCATAGCAAAGGAGGCGGTTACCCCACCTGTCGTTGGATCTGTCAAAATGGTCAAATAGAACAAACCTGCATTGGAATGGCGCTTAACAGCTGTAGAAATCTTTGCCATTTGCATGAGACTCATAATCCCTTCCTGCATCCGAGCACCGCCCGAAGCTGTAAAAAGGACGACCGGAAACTGTTGCTCTGTCGCATATTCAAACAAACGGGTGATTTTTTCGCCGACCACGGTCCCCATACTAGCCATGATAAAGGACGCATCCATAATACCGAGTGCTACTTCCTGACCTAAAATCTCTGCCTTTCCTGTCAATACCGCTTCATCCAAACCTGTTTTCGCACGGACTGCTGCTAACTTTTCGGTATACTGGGGGAAATTGAGAGGATTGGTCGTTTCAATACCTGTAAACAATTCTTCAAACGATCCCTCATCGATCGTTAAATTCAGACGCTCATAGGCACTAATACGAAAGGTGTAGGAACAATGCTGGCACATTTTCTCCTGACCCAACTCTTTCTGATAAATCAGACGTTTGCAGGCAGGACATTTTGAAAATAGGGCATCCGGCACTTCGGGCTTATTCTGAGAAGTTGTATTCATAAGCGATCGATTGGGATTGATGCGAATGTATTTATCCTTTTTTCTAAATAAAGCCATTGGCTCCTCCTTCTTTACTACTGATTAGCCTCACTTCTACTCGTCAAAAATCAATATCTGATGTCGTTAACCCTGCGTTTTTTAGGACACAAGCTACGCTAGTTTTATCTATCACCTTCCACAATTCTCAATTGTGGAAGCTAGTCAGATGTTAATTTTTATAGTGTATTACTCTACTACTCCACGATAACGAGGTAAAAAGTCTTCCATGAGGTAGGCGGTGTCATAATCTCCTGCTACCACACGTTTATCCGCAATCAAGTCCAATTGGAAATCTGTATTGGTCACCAGTCCATCAATCTCTAACTCATACAAGGCACGCTGCATTTTCATCAAAGCTTCAAAACGATTGCCACCATGGACAATGACCTTAGCAATCATGCTGTCGTAGTAGGGCGGAATTGTATACCCTGGATAAACCGCCGAATCCACTCGCACTCCGACACCACCACTCGGTAGGTAGAGATTAGAAATCTTCCCGGGACTTGGTGCAAAGTTAAAGGCTGGATTTTCAGCATTGATACGGCACTCAATGGCATGACCCTGAATCCTAATCTCGTCTTGAATCACACTCAGTTCTTGCCCTGCAGCAATACGAATCTGCTCCTTGACAATATCAATGCCCGTGACAAATTCTGTTACAGGATGTTCTACCTGAACACGGGTGTTCATTTCCATGAAATAAAACTGACCACTTGCTTCGTCTAGCAGAAATTCAATCGTTCCTGCATTTTCATACCCAACAGACTGGGCTGCTCGTACTGCTGCTTGGCCAATCTGTTCACGAAGGGTTTGCCCAATAGCAATGGACGGAGCTTCTTCAAGAACCTTTTGATTATTACGCTGAAGGGAGCAATCACGCTCTCCTAAATGGACAACATGACCGTATTGGTCTGCTAAAATTTGAACCTCAATATGTCTTGCTGGGTAAATGACCCGCTCAAGATACATAGCCCCATTTCCAAAAGCGGCCTTGGCTTCGCTGGAAGCAGACTCAAAAGCTGCAATCAGGTCTGCTGCTTTTTCCACCTTGCGGATTCCTTTTCCCCCACCACCAGCTGAAGCTTTTAGCATGACAGGATAACCAATTTTTTCAGCAATGGCAAGGGCTTCTTCAGCTGTAAATACTTCTCCGTCTGAACCTGGAATCACAGGGACATCTGCTTCAATCATCTTTTTTCGAGCATTAATTTTATCCCCCATGGTGTCCATGACTGCTCCAGACGGTCCGATAAATTTAATTCCTACTTCGGAACAAAGAATCGCAAAGGTAGAATTTTCACTTAAAAAACCAAATCCTGGGTGAATAGCTTGCGCCCCTGTTACGACAGCTGCAGAAATAATGGCATTCATGTTTAGATAGGAATCTCTCGAACGAGCTGGACCAATACAAATAGCTTCATCTGCTAACATCGTATGCAAAGCTTCCTTATCAGCCGTTGAATAAACTGCAACTGTTGCAATTCCCAATTCGCGTGCCGCACGAATAATCCGCACAGCAATTTCTCCACGATTGGCGATGAGTATTTTTTGAAACATGTTCTCCTCCTTCCTCTTCATACTCTATAAAAACAGCACTATTTAACTAGAGTTTGGGACAAAAGCCCCGTATCCCATTACATTTTATCGTTTTAACAGTTTGACGCGGTAATTGTCAGACTTGTAAGGGAGTTTGGAACCTCAAAAGGGTTCTCACTCTCTATTTTCCAAACTCAGACACCTACTGCAAAGGTTAGGGTTCCACTTGCTGCGAGTACACCGTCTACTTCCGCTTTGGCTTCAACAACTGCAATCGTCCCACGACGTTTGACAAAACGAGCTGTCATGATGAGCTGGTCTCCTGGCACAACTTGCTTTTTAAATTTTACCTTGTCCATACCTGCGTAAAAGACCAATTTCCCCTTGTTCTCTTCCTTAGACAGTTCCAAAACACCTGCTGTCTGCGCTAGGGCTTCCATAATCAGAACTCCTGGCATAACAGGATAGTCTGGAAAATGCCCATTAAAGAACGGTTCGTTCATGGTCACATTTTTTAGCGCTACAATTTCATCTTCTCTAACCTCCAGCACCCGATCAACTAAAAGCATCGGATAACGATGAGGAAGAGCTTCTTTTATTTCTTGTATCGTCATCATACAATCCGTACCAATCCTTGTCCAAATTCAACCACAGCTTCATTAGCAACCAAGACTTCTGCTATCACACCATCACACGGTGCAGGAATTTCATTCATCACCTTCATAGCTTCGATAATCATCACGGTTTGACCTTTTTTAACAGTATTACCTACTGAAACAAAAGCCGCCTTGTCTGGTGATGGAGATAGATAGGCTACTCCTACGAGCGGACTGTCTACAACTGTCCCTTCGCTCACGGTTTCAGGAGCCCTTTCTGCTACTCTTGCTACACTGGTTGCTTCAACTCTCGGCTCTGACATACCTTCTGCTGGGGTAGCCGACTGAATACTTGGTCCAACCGACTCAGCCTTGTGTTCATTTTTACTAAAGACGAGTTGAACACCGTTGTTTCTATAAGAAAATTCCCGTAGACTTGATTGATCAAATTGAGCCATCAAGTCCTTAATCTCAGTATTGTTCACTTAATCCTCCCAACGTTTAAAAGCAATCACGGCATTGTGGCCACCGAAACCAAAGGTATTTGAAATGGCATGGCGGATTTCCATATCACGACCTTGACCATAAATAACATCTGCTTCAATGTAATCGGACAATTCTGTCGTTCCCGCTGTCTTTGGAGCATGAGAATGGCGTATGGCCTCAATCACCGCAACCGCCTCAACGGCTCCTGCTGCTCCTAAGAGATGACCAGTGTAAGATTTGGTAGAAGAAACTGGCGTATTCGTCCCAAATACTGCTACAATCGCTTGGCTCTCTGCCTTTTCATTAACTGGAGTAGAAGTTCCATGGGCGTTGATATAATCAATATCTTTAGGTTCTAAACCTGCTTCACCAATGGCTAACTTCATCGCCTTAATGGCACCAAGTCCTTCTGGATGAGGAGAGGTCATGTGGTGGGCATCGCAGGTATTTCCATATCCTACAATTTCTGCTAGAATGGTCGCTCCACGTTTTGTGGCATGCTCCAAACTTTCCAAAACCAGGACAGCTGCACCTTCTCCCATGACAAAACCATTACGATCCTTATCAAAGGGAATAGAGGCTCTCTCTGGATCTTCCGTGGTGGAGAGGGCTGTTAAGGCTTGGAAACCGCCGATTGCGAACGGTGTAATCGCAGCTTCTGAGCCACCTGCTAACATGACATCTTGAAATCCAAATTTGATGTCACGAAAGGCCTCACCAATTGCGTCATTGGATGCAGCACAAGCGGTAATCACACATTTACAAATGCCATTTGCCCCAACCTGCATAGCAATATTGCCAGCAGCCATATTCGGAAGAGCCTTAGGAAGGACCATAGGTCGAATTCGCTTTGCGCCCTTGGTGTTCATTTTTTCAACCTGCTCTTCAATTTCCTTGATTCCACCGATACCTGTTGATAAAACAACACCAAAACGGTCGCGATTTAGGCTATCGGTATCTAAAGCAGCATGAGCAACTGCCTCGTGAGCTGCATATAAAGCATATAGAGAATACAAATCATAGCGGTTGCTATCTTTTTTGACGAAATACTTATCAAATGGAAAATCGGTCACTTCTGCAGCATTGTGGACATTGTAATCGCTCGTATCAAATTTGGTAATCGGTCCAATTCCGACTTTTCCAGACTTCAAGCTATTCCAAAATTCTTCAGGTGTGTTTCCGATTGGCGATGTTAGGCCATATCCTGTTACTACTACACGGTTTGTTGTCATGTCTTACTCCTTTATTGCATGGTTAAGCCACCATCTATGGCGAGCACTTGGCCTGTGAGGTATTCTTGGCGAGCGAGAAATACAGCAACTTCTGCTACTTCTTGTACCAACCCAAAACGTTTCATCGGAATTTGCCCTAGCATAGCTGTCTTGATCTTATCCGGTAAAACAGCTGTCATATCTGACTCGATAAAACCTGGTGCAATCGCATTGACACGGATATTGCGACCGGCAACCTCACGGGAAATCGACTTGGTCAATCCAATCACGCCTGCTTTAGAAGCTGCATAATTGGCCTGACCGGCATTCCCTGTCAACCCCACGACACTAGACAAATTGATAATTGCTCCAGCTTTCGCCTTGGTCATCGGTTTCAACACAGCCTGTGTCATATTAAAAGTCCCTGTCAGATTAACCTTAAGTACCGACTCAAAATCATCTTCTGACATCCTTAGTGCCAAGCCGTCTTTGGTAATGCCAGCATTGTTGACCAAGATATCGACAGAACCTGCATATTCAATGGCTTCTGCTACCATACGCTGTGCTTCACTAGAGTCCGCAACATTGCCCAGCACCACATGGACTTGAACACCATAAGATGCAAAACTCTCTATCACCTCTTCTGAAATACTATTGCGCCCATTTAAGATAATATTAGCTCCTTGCCTTGCAAATTCATGGGCAATACCCAGTCCAATTCCACGACTAGATCCTGTAATCAAGACATTTTTTCCCTTTACTTCCATTTTTTACTCCTCTGCCATAAATGTTGCCAGTGTAGCGAGATTTTCGACCTGATGGACACGTGCTGAGCGATCAATTTTTTTCAAGAAACCTGACAAGACTGCTCCTGGCCCAATTTCAACAAATTCTGTTACTCCAGCCGCCTGCATACAAGCAATCGAATCATAGAAACGAACGGGTTCCATCACCTGGCGCGTCAAAAGAGGAACGATTTCTTCTTTGGTCATCACCTGAGCCAGCGTATTGCCAACCAAGGGAAGGGTAAAATCATGAAAGGAAACCGTCGCCAAGGCTGTTGCTAATTGCTTTGAAGCAGGTTCTAGTAAGGCTGTGTGAAAAGGGCCTGATACATTGAGGGGGATCAAGCGCTTCACCCCTGCTTCTTTCAGCAAATCTAAAGCCCTATCGACTGCAGCAACTTCACCACCAATCACGATTTGAGCAGGTGTGTTGTAGTTAGCAGCTGCCACAATGCCATATTCTGAAGCTTTTTGACAGACTTGTTCAATTATATCTAAATCCGCATTCAGGACGGCCACCATTTTACCACTACCTGCCGGCGCAGCAGTCTCCATATATTCACCACGCTTAGCTACCAGGGCAACCGCCTCTTTAAAATCTAAGGCACCTGAAGCTACCAGGGCACTATATTCACCTAGAGAGAGACCGGCCACCATATCTGCGCTTGCTCCCTTTTCCTGCAACAAACGCCAAATAGCAACTGAAGTCGTCAAAATCGCTGGCTGAGTATAGCGAGTTTGATTCAGTTTTTCCTCATCTGAGTCAATCAAGTGCCGTAAATCATAACCAAGAACACTTCTTGCTTCATCAAAAGTTTGTCTCACAATTTCATACTGGTCATAGAGGTCACGCCCCATTCCAAGGTATTGAGCACCTTGACCAGCAAATAAATAGGCTCTTTTTGTCATCTTATTCTCCACTTGTTGCCCAACGTGTAGCCTGTTCCTTGATAACACGAGCTGCTCCGTCATAAATATCACGCACAATCTCCGCACATGACTCTTCTTTTCTAATCAAGCCAGCAATCTGTCCAGCCATGACGGAGCCATAATCCACATCACCGTCTACAACCGCATTACGCAAAGCGCCAGCTCCTAAGACTTCAATGTCTTCGCTTGTTTTTTCCCCACGTAGAAAGTCTTTTTCTGCGCTTGCATAAGCTGTTGCCAACTTATTTTTGATAGCACGTACAGGATGACCTACGACTTGAGCGGAAACAGTAGTATCAATATCTTTTGCCCTGAGAATCTTAGCCTTGAAGTTTGGATGAGCATTGGATTCTGTTGCGACAACAAAGCGTGTCCCAACTTGTACTGCCTCCGCTCCTAGCATAAAGGCCGCTGCCGCTCCAGCACCATCTGCAATTCCTCCTGCCGCAATAACAGGAATGGATACTGCCTCAACTACCTGTCGGACCAAAGTCATAGTCGTCAATTTTCCAATATGGCCACCAGCTTCCATACCTTCTGCGATGACAGCATCAACACCTAGTTTCTCCATGCGTTTTGCAAGGGCAACACTTGGAACAACTGGAATGACTGTAATTCCCGCAGCATGAAACCGCTCCATATACTTCCCTGGATTTCCAGCACCAGTCGTTACCACTTTGACACCTTCTTCAATGACTAAATCAACAATGTCTTCTACAAATGGTGATAAGAGCATGATGTTGACTCCAAATGGCTTGCCAGTTAATGATTTAACCTTGTCAATATTGGCTTTGACAACCTCTTTTGGGGCATTTCCGCCACCGATAATCCCTAGACCTCCTGCATTGGATACCGCACCAGCTAAATCCCCATCTGCGACCCAAGCCATTCCACCTTGGAAAATAGGATAATCAATACCAAGCAGTTCTGTAATTTTTGTTTGCATACCGTCCTCTTTCAATTCTTCATTTGCTTAGTTAATCATTTGAGACTCAAACAATTAACTAAACAAGGAAGTGAGTATCTTTCACTCACTACTTTTTTATAAATATTTTGACATATAGATGTTTTGAATATCAAAGTATGTACCCTAGTAAAAATGCTAGAAACTAGCATTTGACTACTCCTACTCAATCACAATCAGCACCTAAGCAGCTTTTATAATTAAGAACTGTGAAGGTTAGAAAGCGTTCTAGCAAAGCTAATCTCTGCTAGAACTGACATTCACTCAATGTTAGCGACTGATTTTTGACGAATATTATTTTGTTTGTGCTTCTACGTAAGCCACTAAATCAGCTACCGTGTTCAACCCTTCTTCTGATTCGATTTGAATATCAAATTCATCTTCGATTTCTGAAATAACTTGGAACAAGTCCAATGAATCTGCATCTAAATCTTCAAATGTTGTTGTAAGGGTCACTTCTTCTGCATCCTTACCAAGTTCTTCAACAATAATTGCTTGTACTTTTTCAAATACTGCCATGATAGTTCTCCTTTAAAGAAAATATAAAATTTTTTAATAACTGTAAAAACAGTCCATTAACTAAAGTTTTAATAGAATAGCTCCCCAAGTGAGGCCTCCACCAAATCCACTCATCACCAAAGTTTGGCTGCCGTCAAGGAGAATGCTACCCTGCTCTACACACTCCGATAGTAAAATCGGAATACTTGCTGCACTGGTATTGCCATACTCGGCCATATTGGCTGGAAATTTCGCTAGATGACTGCCTAATTTCTTAGCCATTTTTTCCAAAATCCGTCGATTGGCCTGATGTAATAAATAATAATCAATCTCATCATCTGATAAATCGTGGTTGACAAGCAAGTCTTGTATGGTCTTGGTCACATCTCGCAGCGCAAATTCAAAGATAGAGCGCCCTTCCATTTTCAGATAGGGATGAGGAACACTTGTTTCTGAAAAAGGAGATGAAAGTCCTGACACACCTGATTGTAAATCCATTCCTCTGCTACCATCTGTCCGATGAATTTCCCCTAGAAAATGCGGTTGCTCTGCCACATCTAATAGGACACCGCCTGCACCATCTCCAAAGAGAACAGCCGTGCTTCTATCTGACCAATCAAGGGTTTTGGAAAGTGTTTCTGCACCAATGACCATCCCTCGTTTGTATCGACCCGAAGCAATCAACTTTTCAGCAGTCGATAAGGCAAAGACAAAGCCTGAACACGCTGCAACCAAATCATAGGCAAAGGCTTGACTTGCACCAATATTGGCCTGAACTCGTGCTGCTGTTGACGGCATAGCAGAGTCTGGTGTAATCGTTGCAAGGATAATAAAATCAATCGTTTCTGGAGCATAGCCACTCTTTTGCAGCAACTGCTTTGCTACTTGTGTCGCTAAATCACTCGTATCCTCATTCCTTGTGATATGGCGTCTGCGAATCCCCGTCCTAGAGGCAATCCACTCATCACTCGTATCCATTAGCAGCGCCAATTGATCATTTTCAATAACTTGCTTAGGAACATAATGGGCCACATGACTGATTTTTGCAAAGCTCGTCATTTTAAGCCCTCCAAGAACTGATAGAGTTTCAAGAGACCCTTTTTCATGACCTTATATTCGGCTTCATCCATATCTGAGGTAATTTGGTGCACCATCTCCTTGTGAAATCGTTGGTGCAATCGATAGACCAATCTCCCTTTTTTGGTCAAATGAAGATGAATCACACGGCGATCTCTAGTTGATCGAACCCGTTCAATATAGCCTTTTCGTTCCAAATTATTCAAACTAGTTGTTACTGTACCAAGTGTGACCATCAAAGCACTGGCAACATGACTAGGAGTCACACCTTCTCTGTCACCAATGACATCAATCGTGTGCATTTCCTTGATTGAAATATCCTTAAAACGACTACCGCGCAGGCTGGTTTCTTCAATAATCAATACATTATTAAAGATTGCAGTCAGATATTCATTGATCTTTGCTTCTTCCACAATTGAATGCCTCCTCACATACTTTGACTCTCAAAGTATACGATAGATTTATTTGATTGTCAAATATTTTCTGTTACATCGGATAGAATTTAAGAAAGAATTGACCTGTACTATTCTATAAAAATTAAAATCTGACTAGGGAGCCGTTCAAAAAGTGTCCAGCATTTTTTTGTTTGAGTAGTTTTACGCATATCAATAGTCAGAGGAGTGACAATTAATACTTGAGGCTAGAAATTCGAAAGCGAAATTGACAAAATCAAATTCCTACGAAATAACGATTGAGTCCTTACTCCCGGTGATAGATAAAACCAGCGTAGCTTGTGCCCTAAAAAACTCAGGTAAAACTAGAGTTCAGCAAGATGAGTAAGCGACATCAGATGTTAATTTTTAACGAGTATAGATGGCGTCTCCGTATGTCAACATAATTCCTTTATAGGTCGTCTGCTACTCCTTTTCTCGTTATACCTACTCTATTATGACACACATCAAAGCATTCTAAAAATTTCGTACAAAGTCTACTGACAAGCGGAATAGTTTTTGTTATAATGATGAAAAGCATAAAAGGAGAGTGAAAATTTTTATGAAAGTGACTAAATTTGGCGGTAGTTCCCTCGCATCAGCTACCCAACTTGAAAAAGTATTCACTATTGTCCAAGCAGATTCAGAACGTCGATTCATCGTCGTATCTGCTCCCGGTAAACGAGATAGTAACGACACTAAGGTAACCGACGCTCTTATTAAATATTACAAGGAATATATAGACGGTAAAGATGTTTCTGTCAGCCAAGAATGGATTATCAATCGCTATCAAGCCATGGTAGATGAGCTAGATTTCCCAGGCAAATGCATGAAAAAAATCAAAGACAGCATTTTAGGACTTGCAACACTACCGATTGAGGACAATGACTTTCTCTATGATGCTTTTTTAGCAGCAGGAGAAGATAACAATGCCAAATTAGTTGCCGAATATTTCACCTATAAGGGTATTCCTGCCCGCTATATTCACCCTAAAAAAGCAGGTATCATTGTTAGTTCAGAACCTGGAAATGCACGCATTTTACCTTCTAGCTATGATAAAATCGAAGAATTGAACAAGGCCGACGAAGTCCTTGTCATTCCTGGATTCTTTGGGGTAACAGTTGATAACCAAATCTGTACCTTCTCTCGCGGTGGCTCAGATATTACTGGTTCTATCGTTGCTGCTGGTGTTAAGGCTGATCTCTATGAGAACTTTACAGATGTTGACGGTATTTTTGCTGCTCATCCTGGAATCATCCACAATCCACATTCTATCAAGGAATTGACCTATCGTGAAATGCGGGAGTTGGCCTATGCTGGATTCTCTGTCCTTCACGACGAAGCCCTACTTCCTGCCTACCGCGGTCGCATTCCGCTTGTCATTAAAAACACCAATAACCCTGACCACCCTGGTACACGTATTGTACTCAAACATAGCGACCATACCTTACCCGTTGTCGGAATCGCAGCAGATGACGGCTTTGTCAGCATCAATCTGTCGAAATACTTGATGAACCGAGAAATCGGATTTGGTCGGAAAGTCTTAAACATCCTCGAAGATCTCAATATTCGTTGGGAACATATGCCGACTGGAATCGATGACCTCTCACTTGTTTTACGCAGCCGCGAATTGACACCAATCAAGGAAGAAGAAATCCTCCGTCAGCTCAATTCTAAGCTCGAAGTCGACAAGGCAGAAATCGAATATGGATTATCGATTATCATGATTGTTGGTGAAAACATGAAGAGTCATGTCGGGGTAACAGCTACCGCAACAGCTGCCCTCTCTCAAGAAAATGTCAACTTGACCATGATTTCTCAAGG
Protein-coding sequences here:
- a CDS encoding MarR family winged helix-turn-helix transcriptional regulator; translated protein: MEEAKINEYLTAIFNNVLIIEETSLRGSRFKDISIKEMHTIDVIGDREGVTPSHVASALMVTLGTVTTSLNNLERKGYIERVRSTRDRRVIHLHLTKKGRLVYRLHQRFHKEMVHQITSDMDEAEYKVMKKGLLKLYQFLEGLK
- a CDS encoding aspartate kinase, yielding MKVTKFGGSSLASATQLEKVFTIVQADSERRFIVVSAPGKRDSNDTKVTDALIKYYKEYIDGKDVSVSQEWIINRYQAMVDELDFPGKCMKKIKDSILGLATLPIEDNDFLYDAFLAAGEDNNAKLVAEYFTYKGIPARYIHPKKAGIIVSSEPGNARILPSSYDKIEELNKADEVLVIPGFFGVTVDNQICTFSRGGSDITGSIVAAGVKADLYENFTDVDGIFAAHPGIIHNPHSIKELTYREMRELAYAGFSVLHDEALLPAYRGRIPLVIKNTNNPDHPGTRIVLKHSDHTLPVVGIAADDGFVSINLSKYLMNREIGFGRKVLNILEDLNIRWEHMPTGIDDLSLVLRSRELTPIKEEEILRQLNSKLEVDKAEIEYGLSIIMIVGENMKSHVGVTATATAALSQENVNLTMISQGASEVSVLFAIKTEEKEKALKALYKAFFG